Proteins co-encoded in one Aethina tumida isolate Nest 87 chromosome 7, icAetTumi1.1, whole genome shotgun sequence genomic window:
- the LOC109599011 gene encoding O(6)-methylguanine-induced apoptosis 2 isoform X28, which produces MGGITQRPWTPTKRRGPIAAEYNSPGPACVNLPSYIGKHTVEAKSGRAPAFSFGARHNGKLESIGPGPGQYNVTGLSAKGKDTPLAVSLHGRPKEPKPENFPAPGDYNPDKAEKVIHDNSPKYTFGLKTNVEKPLDTPAPNAYKPFQRSSSKRYSFGMRTPIRKTSDTPAPNVYNVPKSDKMLHEKSPQYSFGVKTQVEKPSETPAPNVYNIPSTEKLLHENSPKYSFGVKVNLEKPSTTPAPNVYNVPTSDKVLHDNSPKYSFGGKGLAEKPLDTPAPNVYNVPTSDKVLHDNSPKYSFGGKGLAEKPLDTPAPNVYNVADRVLHENSPKYTFGGKGLPEKPLDTPAPNVYNVPTADKVLHDSAPKYSFGNKVQLEKPLDTPAPNVYNIPSVVGDKKSSPAYTISGRTKEPIDERVKNPGPGQYNNVDPDSYKAENSPAYTISGRTNIPKDDKIPGPGVYSPEKVCLDFPPAHSFGIKHSPYSDHY; this is translated from the exons ATGGGTGGCATTACACAAAGACCCTGGACTCCAACCAAAAGACGAGGACCAATCGCCGCCGAATACAACAGTCCAGGACCAGCGTGTGTCAATCTCCCTTCATACATCG gTAAACACACAGTTGAAGCTAAGAGTGGTAGGGCGCCAGCTTTCAGCTTCGGAGCAAGACACAATGGAAAATTGGAGAGCATTGGACCCGGACCTGGACAATACAACGTGACTGGTCTCAGTGCGAAAG GAAAAGACACACCGTTGGCTGTAAGTCTTCACGGCAGGCCCAAAGAGCCGAAGCCCGAAAACTTCCCGGCTCCCGGCGACTACAATCCTGACAAAGCCGAAAAGGTTATCCATGACAACAGTCCCAAATACACTTTTGGACTGAAAACGAACGTAGAAAAACCATTAGATACGCCTG CTCCTAATGCTTATAAACCATTCCAAAGATCCAGTAGCAAAAGGTATTCCTTTGGCATGAGAACGCCGATCCGTAAAACATCGGACACACCTG CACCAAACGTGTACAATGTGCCGAAATCGGATAAGATGCTTCACGAAAAATCCCCGCAGTACAGTTTTGGGGTTAAGACGCAAGTCGAAAAACCGTCAGAAACGCCcg CTCCCAATGTATATAACATTCCAAGCACGGAAAAGCTGTTGCACGAAAACTCACCAAAATACTCGTTCGGAGTCAAAGTTAATCTTGAAAAACCATCCACCACTCCTG CACCCAATGTTTACAATGTGCCAACATCTGATAAAGTATTACATGATAACTCTCCAAAATACTCTTTTGGAGGAAAAGGACTCGCTGAAAAACCGTTGGATACTCCtg CACCCAATGTTTACAATGTTCCAACATCTGATAAAGTATTACATGATAACTCTCCAAAATACTCTTTTGGAGGAAAAGGACTGGCTGAAAAACCGTTGGATACTCCTg cacctaaCGTATACAATGTTGCTGATAGGGTTTTACATGAAAATTCTCCTAAATACACTTTTGGTGGCAAAGGATTGCCCGAGAAACCTTTGGATACTCCTG CACCAAATGTTTACAACGTACCCACTGCTGATAAGGTCTTACACGATAGTGCACCAAAATACTCATTTGGAAACAAGGTTCAATTGGAAAAGCCTTTGGATACCCCCG CTCCAAACGTCTACAACATTCCATCGGTGGTTGGCGACAAGAAGTCCTCCCCGGCGTACACGATTTCCGGTAGAACCAAGGAACCAATCGACGAACGTGTGAAGAACCCAGGACCCGGTCAATACAACAACGTAGACCCTGACAGTTACAAGGCCGAAAACTCCCCGGCTTACACCATTAGTGGCAGAACGAACATCCCCAAGGACGACAAAATACCCGGGCCGGGAGTTTACTCTCCggaaaag gttTGCTTAGATTTTCCACCAGCCCACTCGTTCGGCATCAAGCACTCCCCCTACTCAGACCACTATTAG
- the LOC109599011 gene encoding O(6)-methylguanine-induced apoptosis 2 isoform X23 — translation MGGITQRPWTPTKRRGPIAAEYNSPGPACVNLPSYIGKHTVEAKSGRAPAFSFGARHNGKLESIGPGPGQYNVTGLSAKGKDTPLAVSLHGRPKEPKPENFPAPGDYNPDKAEKVIHDNSPKYTFGLKTNVEKPLDTPAPNVYNVPTSDKVLHDNSPKYSFGGKGLAEKPLDTPAPNVYNIPSTEKLLHENSPKYSFGVKVNLEKPSTTPAPNVYNVPTSDKVLHDNSPKYSFGGKGLPEKPLDTPAPNVYNIPSTEKLLHENSPKYSFGVKVNLEKPSTTPAPNVYNVPTSDKVLHDNSPKYSFGGKGLAEKPLDTPAPNVYNVADRVLHENSPKYTFGGKGLPEKPLDTPAPNVYNVPTADKVLHDSAPKYSFGNKVQLEKPLDTPAPNVYNIPSVVGDKKSSPAYTISGRTKEPIDERVKNPGPGQYNNVDPDSYKAENSPAYTISGRTNIPKDDKIPGPGVYSPEKVCLDFPPAHSFGIKHSPYSDHY, via the exons ATGGGTGGCATTACACAAAGACCCTGGACTCCAACCAAAAGACGAGGACCAATCGCCGCCGAATACAACAGTCCAGGACCAGCGTGTGTCAATCTCCCTTCATACATCG gTAAACACACAGTTGAAGCTAAGAGTGGTAGGGCGCCAGCTTTCAGCTTCGGAGCAAGACACAATGGAAAATTGGAGAGCATTGGACCCGGACCTGGACAATACAACGTGACTGGTCTCAGTGCGAAAG GAAAAGACACACCGTTGGCTGTAAGTCTTCACGGCAGGCCCAAAGAGCCGAAGCCCGAAAACTTCCCGGCTCCCGGCGACTACAATCCTGACAAAGCCGAAAAGGTTATCCATGACAACAGTCCCAAATACACTTTTGGACTGAAAACGAACGTAGAAAAACCATTAGATACGCCTG CACCCAATGTTTACAATGTGCCAACATCTGATAAAGTATTACATGATAACTCTCCAAAATACTCTTTTGGAGGAAAAGGACTCGCTGAAAAACCGTTGGATACTCCtg CTCCCAATGTATATAACATTCCAAGCACGGAAAAGCTGTTGCACGAAAACTCCCCAAAATACTCGTTCGGAGTCAAAGTTAATCTTGAAAAACCATCCACCACTCCTG CACCCAATGTTTACAATGTTCCAACATCTGATAAAGTATTACATGATAACTCTCCAAAGTACTCTTTTGGAGGAAAAGGACTGCCCGAAAAACCGCTGGACACTCCcg CTCCCAATGTATATAACATTCCAAGCACGGAAAAGCTGTTGCACGAAAACTCACCAAAATACTCGTTCGGAGTCAAAGTTAACCTTGAAAAACCATCCACCACTCCTG CACCCAATGTTTACAATGTTCCAACATCTGATAAAGTATTACATGATAACTCTCCAAAATACTCTTTTGGAGGAAAAGGACTGGCTGAAAAACCGTTGGATACTCCTg cacctaaCGTATACAATGTTGCTGATAGGGTTTTACATGAAAATTCTCCTAAATACACTTTTGGTGGCAAAGGATTGCCCGAGAAACCTTTGGATACTCCTG CACCAAATGTTTACAACGTACCCACTGCTGATAAGGTCTTACACGATAGTGCACCAAAATACTCATTTGGAAACAAGGTTCAATTGGAAAAGCCTTTGGATACCCCCG CTCCAAACGTCTACAACATTCCATCGGTGGTTGGCGACAAGAAGTCCTCCCCGGCGTACACGATTTCCGGTAGAACCAAGGAACCAATCGACGAACGTGTGAAGAACCCAGGACCCGGTCAATACAACAACGTAGACCCTGACAGTTACAAGGCCGAAAACTCCCCGGCTTACACCATTAGTGGCAGAACGAACATCCCCAAGGACGACAAAATACCCGGGCCGGGAGTTTACTCTCCggaaaag gttTGCTTAGATTTTCCACCAGCCCACTCGTTCGGCATCAAGCACTCCCCCTACTCAGACCACTATTAG
- the LOC109599011 gene encoding O(6)-methylguanine-induced apoptosis 2 isoform X14 — MGGITQRPWTPTKRRGPIAAEYNSPGPACVNLPSYIGKHTVEAKSGRAPAFSFGARHNGKLESIGPGPGQYNVTGLSAKGKDTPLAVSLHGRPKEPKPENFPAPGDYNPDKAEKVIHDNSPKYTFGLKTNVEKPLDTPAPNAYKPFQRSSSKRYSFGMRTPIRKTSDTPAPNVYNVPKSDKMLHEKSPQYSFGVKTQVEKPSETPAPNVYNIPSTEKLLHENSPKYSFGVKVNLEKPSTTPAPNVYNVPTSDKVLHDNSPKYSFGGKGLAEKPLDTPAPNVYNIPSTEKLLHENSPKYSFGVKVNLEKPSTTPAPNVYNVPTSDKVLHDNSPKYSFGGKGLAEKPLDTPAPNVYNVADRVLHENSPKYTFGGKGLPEKPLDTPAPNVYNVPTADKVLHDSAPKYSFGNKVQLEKPLDTPAPNVYNIPSVVGDKKSSPAYTISGRTKEPIDERVKNPGPGQYNNVDPDSYKAENSPAYTISGRTNIPKDDKIPGPGVYSPEKVCLDFPPAHSFGIKHSPYSDHY; from the exons ATGGGTGGCATTACACAAAGACCCTGGACTCCAACCAAAAGACGAGGACCAATCGCCGCCGAATACAACAGTCCAGGACCAGCGTGTGTCAATCTCCCTTCATACATCG gTAAACACACAGTTGAAGCTAAGAGTGGTAGGGCGCCAGCTTTCAGCTTCGGAGCAAGACACAATGGAAAATTGGAGAGCATTGGACCCGGACCTGGACAATACAACGTGACTGGTCTCAGTGCGAAAG GAAAAGACACACCGTTGGCTGTAAGTCTTCACGGCAGGCCCAAAGAGCCGAAGCCCGAAAACTTCCCGGCTCCCGGCGACTACAATCCTGACAAAGCCGAAAAGGTTATCCATGACAACAGTCCCAAATACACTTTTGGACTGAAAACGAACGTAGAAAAACCATTAGATACGCCTG CTCCTAATGCTTATAAACCATTCCAAAGATCCAGTAGCAAAAGGTATTCCTTTGGCATGAGAACGCCGATCCGTAAAACATCGGACACACCTG CACCAAACGTGTACAATGTGCCGAAATCGGATAAGATGCTTCACGAAAAATCCCCGCAGTACAGTTTTGGGGTTAAGACGCAAGTCGAAAAACCGTCAGAAACGCCcg CTCCCAATGTATATAACATTCCAAGCACGGAAAAGCTGTTGCACGAAAACTCACCAAAATACTCGTTCGGAGTCAAAGTTAATCTTGAAAAACCATCCACCACTCCTG CACCCAATGTTTACAATGTGCCAACATCTGATAAAGTATTACATGATAACTCTCCAAAATACTCTTTTGGAGGAAAAGGACTCGCTGAAAAACCGTTGGATACTCCtg CTCCCAATGTATATAACATTCCAAGCACGGAAAAGCTGTTGCACGAAAACTCACCAAAATACTCGTTCGGAGTCAAAGTTAACCTTGAAAAACCATCCACCACTCCTG CACCCAATGTTTACAATGTTCCAACATCTGATAAAGTATTACATGATAACTCTCCAAAATACTCTTTTGGAGGAAAAGGACTGGCTGAAAAACCGTTGGATACTCCTg cacctaaCGTATACAATGTTGCTGATAGGGTTTTACATGAAAATTCTCCTAAATACACTTTTGGTGGCAAAGGATTGCCCGAGAAACCTTTGGATACTCCTG CACCAAATGTTTACAACGTACCCACTGCTGATAAGGTCTTACACGATAGTGCACCAAAATACTCATTTGGAAACAAGGTTCAATTGGAAAAGCCTTTGGATACCCCCG CTCCAAACGTCTACAACATTCCATCGGTGGTTGGCGACAAGAAGTCCTCCCCGGCGTACACGATTTCCGGTAGAACCAAGGAACCAATCGACGAACGTGTGAAGAACCCAGGACCCGGTCAATACAACAACGTAGACCCTGACAGTTACAAGGCCGAAAACTCCCCGGCTTACACCATTAGTGGCAGAACGAACATCCCCAAGGACGACAAAATACCCGGGCCGGGAGTTTACTCTCCggaaaag gttTGCTTAGATTTTCCACCAGCCCACTCGTTCGGCATCAAGCACTCCCCCTACTCAGACCACTATTAG
- the LOC109599011 gene encoding O(6)-methylguanine-induced apoptosis 2 isoform X32, with product MGGITQRPWTPTKRRGPIAAEYNSPGPACVNLPSYIGKHTVEAKSGRAPAFSFGARHNGKLESIGPGPGQYNVTGLSAKGKDTPLAVSLHGRPKEPKPENFPAPGDYNPDKAEKVIHDNSPKYTFGLKTNVEKPLDTPAPNAYKPFQRSSSKRYSFGMRTPIRKTSDTPAPNVYNVPKSDKMLHEKSPQYSFGVKTQVEKPSETPAPNVYNIPSTEKLLHENSPKYSFGVKVNLEKPSTTPAPNVYNVPTSDKVLHDNSPKYSFGGKGLAEKPLDTPAPNVYNIPSTEKLLHENSPKYSFGVKVNLEKPSTTPAPNVYNVADRVLHENSPKYTFGGKGLPEKPLDTPAPNVYNVPTADKVLHDSAPKYSFGNKVQLEKPLDTPAPNVYNIPSVVGDKKSSPAYTISGRTKEPIDERVKNPGPGQYNNVDPDSYKAENSPAYTISGRTNIPKDDKIPGPGVYSPEKVCLDFPPAHSFGIKHSPYSDHY from the exons ATGGGTGGCATTACACAAAGACCCTGGACTCCAACCAAAAGACGAGGACCAATCGCCGCCGAATACAACAGTCCAGGACCAGCGTGTGTCAATCTCCCTTCATACATCG gTAAACACACAGTTGAAGCTAAGAGTGGTAGGGCGCCAGCTTTCAGCTTCGGAGCAAGACACAATGGAAAATTGGAGAGCATTGGACCCGGACCTGGACAATACAACGTGACTGGTCTCAGTGCGAAAG GAAAAGACACACCGTTGGCTGTAAGTCTTCACGGCAGGCCCAAAGAGCCGAAGCCCGAAAACTTCCCGGCTCCCGGCGACTACAATCCTGACAAAGCCGAAAAGGTTATCCATGACAACAGTCCCAAATACACTTTTGGACTGAAAACGAACGTAGAAAAACCATTAGATACGCCTG CTCCTAATGCTTATAAACCATTCCAAAGATCCAGTAGCAAAAGGTATTCCTTTGGCATGAGAACGCCGATCCGTAAAACATCGGACACACCTG CACCAAACGTGTACAATGTGCCGAAATCGGATAAGATGCTTCACGAAAAATCCCCGCAGTACAGTTTTGGGGTTAAGACGCAAGTCGAAAAACCGTCAGAAACGCCcg CTCCCAATGTATATAACATTCCAAGCACGGAAAAGCTGTTGCACGAAAACTCACCAAAATACTCGTTCGGAGTCAAAGTTAATCTTGAAAAACCATCCACCACTCCTG CACCCAATGTTTACAATGTGCCAACATCTGATAAAGTATTACATGATAACTCTCCAAAATACTCTTTTGGAGGAAAAGGACTCGCTGAAAAACCGTTGGATACTCCtg CTCCCAATGTATATAACATTCCAAGCACGGAAAAGCTGTTGCACGAAAACTCACCAAAATACTCGTTCGGAGTCAAAGTTAACCTTGAAAAACCATCCACCACTCCTG cacctaaCGTATACAATGTTGCTGATAGGGTTTTACATGAAAATTCTCCTAAATACACTTTTGGTGGCAAAGGATTGCCCGAGAAACCTTTGGATACTCCTG CACCAAATGTTTACAACGTACCCACTGCTGATAAGGTCTTACACGATAGTGCACCAAAATACTCATTTGGAAACAAGGTTCAATTGGAAAAGCCTTTGGATACCCCCG CTCCAAACGTCTACAACATTCCATCGGTGGTTGGCGACAAGAAGTCCTCCCCGGCGTACACGATTTCCGGTAGAACCAAGGAACCAATCGACGAACGTGTGAAGAACCCAGGACCCGGTCAATACAACAACGTAGACCCTGACAGTTACAAGGCCGAAAACTCCCCGGCTTACACCATTAGTGGCAGAACGAACATCCCCAAGGACGACAAAATACCCGGGCCGGGAGTTTACTCTCCggaaaag gttTGCTTAGATTTTCCACCAGCCCACTCGTTCGGCATCAAGCACTCCCCCTACTCAGACCACTATTAG
- the LOC109599011 gene encoding O(6)-methylguanine-induced apoptosis 2 isoform X21 gives MGGITQRPWTPTKRRGPIAAEYNSPGPACVNLPSYIGKHTVEAKSGRAPAFSFGARHNGKLESIGPGPGQYNVTGLSAKGKDTPLAVSLHGRPKEPKPENFPAPGDYNPDKAEKVIHDNSPKYTFGLKTNVEKPLDTPAPNVYNVPKSDKMLHEKSPQYSFGVKTQVEKPSETPAPNVYNIPSTEKLLHENSPKYSFGVKVNLEKPSTTPAPNVYNVPTSDKVLHDNSPKYSFGGKGLPEKPLDTPAPNVYNIPSTEKLLHENSPKYSFGVKVNLEKPSTTPAPNVYNVPTSDKVLHDNSPKYSFGGKGLAEKPLDTPAPNVYNVADRVLHENSPKYTFGGKGLPEKPLDTPAPNVYNVPTADKVLHDSAPKYSFGNKVQLEKPLDTPAPNVYNIPSVVGDKKSSPAYTISGRTKEPIDERVKNPGPGQYNNVDPDSYKAENSPAYTISGRTNIPKDDKIPGPGVYSPEKVCLDFPPAHSFGIKHSPYSDHY, from the exons ATGGGTGGCATTACACAAAGACCCTGGACTCCAACCAAAAGACGAGGACCAATCGCCGCCGAATACAACAGTCCAGGACCAGCGTGTGTCAATCTCCCTTCATACATCG gTAAACACACAGTTGAAGCTAAGAGTGGTAGGGCGCCAGCTTTCAGCTTCGGAGCAAGACACAATGGAAAATTGGAGAGCATTGGACCCGGACCTGGACAATACAACGTGACTGGTCTCAGTGCGAAAG GAAAAGACACACCGTTGGCTGTAAGTCTTCACGGCAGGCCCAAAGAGCCGAAGCCCGAAAACTTCCCGGCTCCCGGCGACTACAATCCTGACAAAGCCGAAAAGGTTATCCATGACAACAGTCCCAAATACACTTTTGGACTGAAAACGAACGTAGAAAAACCATTAGATACGCCTG CACCAAACGTGTACAATGTGCCGAAATCGGATAAGATGCTTCACGAAAAATCCCCGCAGTACAGTTTTGGGGTTAAGACGCAAGTCGAAAAACCGTCAGAAACGCCcg CTCCCAATGTATATAACATTCCAAGCACGGAAAAGCTGTTGCACGAAAACTCCCCAAAATACTCGTTCGGAGTCAAAGTTAATCTTGAAAAACCATCCACCACTCCTG CACCCAATGTTTACAATGTTCCAACATCTGATAAAGTATTACATGATAACTCTCCAAAGTACTCTTTTGGAGGAAAAGGACTGCCCGAAAAACCGCTGGACACTCCcg CTCCCAATGTATATAACATTCCAAGCACGGAAAAGCTGTTGCACGAAAACTCACCAAAATACTCGTTCGGAGTCAAAGTTAACCTTGAAAAACCATCCACCACTCCTG CACCCAATGTTTACAATGTTCCAACATCTGATAAAGTATTACATGATAACTCTCCAAAATACTCTTTTGGAGGAAAAGGACTGGCTGAAAAACCGTTGGATACTCCTg cacctaaCGTATACAATGTTGCTGATAGGGTTTTACATGAAAATTCTCCTAAATACACTTTTGGTGGCAAAGGATTGCCCGAGAAACCTTTGGATACTCCTG CACCAAATGTTTACAACGTACCCACTGCTGATAAGGTCTTACACGATAGTGCACCAAAATACTCATTTGGAAACAAGGTTCAATTGGAAAAGCCTTTGGATACCCCCG CTCCAAACGTCTACAACATTCCATCGGTGGTTGGCGACAAGAAGTCCTCCCCGGCGTACACGATTTCCGGTAGAACCAAGGAACCAATCGACGAACGTGTGAAGAACCCAGGACCCGGTCAATACAACAACGTAGACCCTGACAGTTACAAGGCCGAAAACTCCCCGGCTTACACCATTAGTGGCAGAACGAACATCCCCAAGGACGACAAAATACCCGGGCCGGGAGTTTACTCTCCggaaaag gttTGCTTAGATTTTCCACCAGCCCACTCGTTCGGCATCAAGCACTCCCCCTACTCAGACCACTATTAG
- the LOC109599011 gene encoding DNA-directed RNA polymerase II subunit RPB1 isoform X15, whose product MGGITQRPWTPTKRRGPIAAEYNSPGPACVNLPSYIGKHTVEAKSGRAPAFSFGARHNGKLESIGPGPGQYNVTGLSAKGKDTPLAVSLHGRPKEPKPENFPAPGDYNPDKAEKVIHDNSPKYTFGLKTNVEKPLDTPAPNAYKPFQRSSSKRYSFGMRTPIRKTSDTPAPNVYNVPKSDKMLHEKSPQYSFGVKTQVEKPSETPAPNVYNVPTSDKVLHDNSPKYSFGGKGLAEKPLDTPAPNVYNVPTSDKVLHDNSPKYSFGGKGLPEKPLDTPAPNVYNIPSTEKLLHENSPKYSFGVKVNLEKPSTTPAPNVYNVPTSDKVLHDNSPKYSFGGKGLAEKPLDTPAPNVYNVADRVLHENSPKYTFGGKGLPEKPLDTPAPNVYNVPTADKVLHDSAPKYSFGNKVQLEKPLDTPAPNVYNIPSVVGDKKSSPAYTISGRTKEPIDERVKNPGPGQYNNVDPDSYKAENSPAYTISGRTNIPKDDKIPGPGVYSPEKVCLDFPPAHSFGIKHSPYSDHY is encoded by the exons ATGGGTGGCATTACACAAAGACCCTGGACTCCAACCAAAAGACGAGGACCAATCGCCGCCGAATACAACAGTCCAGGACCAGCGTGTGTCAATCTCCCTTCATACATCG gTAAACACACAGTTGAAGCTAAGAGTGGTAGGGCGCCAGCTTTCAGCTTCGGAGCAAGACACAATGGAAAATTGGAGAGCATTGGACCCGGACCTGGACAATACAACGTGACTGGTCTCAGTGCGAAAG GAAAAGACACACCGTTGGCTGTAAGTCTTCACGGCAGGCCCAAAGAGCCGAAGCCCGAAAACTTCCCGGCTCCCGGCGACTACAATCCTGACAAAGCCGAAAAGGTTATCCATGACAACAGTCCCAAATACACTTTTGGACTGAAAACGAACGTAGAAAAACCATTAGATACGCCTG CTCCTAATGCTTATAAACCATTCCAAAGATCCAGTAGCAAAAGGTATTCCTTTGGCATGAGAACGCCGATCCGTAAAACATCGGACACACCTG CACCAAACGTGTACAATGTGCCGAAATCGGATAAGATGCTTCACGAAAAATCCCCGCAGTACAGTTTTGGGGTTAAGACGCAAGTCGAAAAACCGTCAGAAACGCCcg CACCCAATGTTTACAATGTGCCAACATCTGATAAAGTATTACATGATAACTCTCCAAAATACTCTTTTGGAGGAAAAGGACTCGCTGAAAAACCGTTGGATACTCCtg CACCCAATGTTTACAATGTTCCAACATCTGATAAAGTATTACATGATAACTCTCCAAAGTACTCTTTTGGAGGAAAAGGACTGCCCGAAAAACCGCTGGACACTCCcg CTCCCAATGTATATAACATTCCAAGCACGGAAAAGCTGTTGCACGAAAACTCACCAAAATACTCGTTCGGAGTCAAAGTTAACCTTGAAAAACCATCCACCACTCCTG CACCCAATGTTTACAATGTTCCAACATCTGATAAAGTATTACATGATAACTCTCCAAAATACTCTTTTGGAGGAAAAGGACTGGCTGAAAAACCGTTGGATACTCCTg cacctaaCGTATACAATGTTGCTGATAGGGTTTTACATGAAAATTCTCCTAAATACACTTTTGGTGGCAAAGGATTGCCCGAGAAACCTTTGGATACTCCTG CACCAAATGTTTACAACGTACCCACTGCTGATAAGGTCTTACACGATAGTGCACCAAAATACTCATTTGGAAACAAGGTTCAATTGGAAAAGCCTTTGGATACCCCCG CTCCAAACGTCTACAACATTCCATCGGTGGTTGGCGACAAGAAGTCCTCCCCGGCGTACACGATTTCCGGTAGAACCAAGGAACCAATCGACGAACGTGTGAAGAACCCAGGACCCGGTCAATACAACAACGTAGACCCTGACAGTTACAAGGCCGAAAACTCCCCGGCTTACACCATTAGTGGCAGAACGAACATCCCCAAGGACGACAAAATACCCGGGCCGGGAGTTTACTCTCCggaaaag gttTGCTTAGATTTTCCACCAGCCCACTCGTTCGGCATCAAGCACTCCCCCTACTCAGACCACTATTAG
- the LOC109599011 gene encoding O(6)-methylguanine-induced apoptosis 2 isoform X18: MGGITQRPWTPTKRRGPIAAEYNSPGPACVNLPSYIGKHTVEAKSGRAPAFSFGARHNGKLESIGPGPGQYNVTGLSAKGKDTPLAVSLHGRPKEPKPENFPAPGDYNPDKAEKVIHDNSPKYTFGLKTNVEKPLDTPAPNAYKPFQRSSSKRYSFGMRTPIRKTSDTPAPNVYNVPKSDKMLHEKSPQYSFGVKTQVEKPSETPAPNVYNIPSTEKLLHENSPKYSFGVKVNLEKPSTTPAPNVYNVPTSDKVLHDNSPKYSFGGKGLAEKPLDTPAPNVYNVPTSDKVLHDNSPKYSFGGKGLPEKPLDTPAPNVYNVPTSDKVLHDNSPKYSFGGKGLAEKPLDTPAPNVYNVADRVLHENSPKYTFGGKGLPEKPLDTPAPNVYNVPTADKVLHDSAPKYSFGNKVQLEKPLDTPAPNVYNIPSVVGDKKSSPAYTISGRTKEPIDERVKNPGPGQYNNVDPDSYKAENSPAYTISGRTNIPKDDKIPGPGVYSPEKVCLDFPPAHSFGIKHSPYSDHY, encoded by the exons ATGGGTGGCATTACACAAAGACCCTGGACTCCAACCAAAAGACGAGGACCAATCGCCGCCGAATACAACAGTCCAGGACCAGCGTGTGTCAATCTCCCTTCATACATCG gTAAACACACAGTTGAAGCTAAGAGTGGTAGGGCGCCAGCTTTCAGCTTCGGAGCAAGACACAATGGAAAATTGGAGAGCATTGGACCCGGACCTGGACAATACAACGTGACTGGTCTCAGTGCGAAAG GAAAAGACACACCGTTGGCTGTAAGTCTTCACGGCAGGCCCAAAGAGCCGAAGCCCGAAAACTTCCCGGCTCCCGGCGACTACAATCCTGACAAAGCCGAAAAGGTTATCCATGACAACAGTCCCAAATACACTTTTGGACTGAAAACGAACGTAGAAAAACCATTAGATACGCCTG CTCCTAATGCTTATAAACCATTCCAAAGATCCAGTAGCAAAAGGTATTCCTTTGGCATGAGAACGCCGATCCGTAAAACATCGGACACACCTG CACCAAACGTGTACAATGTGCCGAAATCGGATAAGATGCTTCACGAAAAATCCCCGCAGTACAGTTTTGGGGTTAAGACGCAAGTCGAAAAACCGTCAGAAACGCCcg CTCCCAATGTATATAACATTCCAAGCACGGAAAAGCTGTTGCACGAAAACTCACCAAAATACTCGTTCGGAGTCAAAGTTAATCTTGAAAAACCATCCACCACTCCTG CACCCAATGTTTACAATGTGCCAACATCTGATAAAGTATTACATGATAACTCTCCAAAATACTCTTTTGGAGGAAAAGGACTCGCTGAAAAACCGTTGGATACTCCtg CACCCAATGTTTACAATGTTCCAACATCTGATAAAGTATTACATGATAACTCTCCAAAGTACTCTTTTGGAGGAAAAGGACTGCCCGAAAAACCGCTGGACACTCCcg CACCCAATGTTTACAATGTTCCAACATCTGATAAAGTATTACATGATAACTCTCCAAAATACTCTTTTGGAGGAAAAGGACTGGCTGAAAAACCGTTGGATACTCCTg cacctaaCGTATACAATGTTGCTGATAGGGTTTTACATGAAAATTCTCCTAAATACACTTTTGGTGGCAAAGGATTGCCCGAGAAACCTTTGGATACTCCTG CACCAAATGTTTACAACGTACCCACTGCTGATAAGGTCTTACACGATAGTGCACCAAAATACTCATTTGGAAACAAGGTTCAATTGGAAAAGCCTTTGGATACCCCCG CTCCAAACGTCTACAACATTCCATCGGTGGTTGGCGACAAGAAGTCCTCCCCGGCGTACACGATTTCCGGTAGAACCAAGGAACCAATCGACGAACGTGTGAAGAACCCAGGACCCGGTCAATACAACAACGTAGACCCTGACAGTTACAAGGCCGAAAACTCCCCGGCTTACACCATTAGTGGCAGAACGAACATCCCCAAGGACGACAAAATACCCGGGCCGGGAGTTTACTCTCCggaaaag gttTGCTTAGATTTTCCACCAGCCCACTCGTTCGGCATCAAGCACTCCCCCTACTCAGACCACTATTAG